From Besnoitia besnoiti strain Bb-Ger1 chromosome X, whole genome shotgun sequence, one genomic window encodes:
- a CDS encoding Na+/H+ exchanger NHE3 (encoded by transcript BESB_017490), which yields MATSEGGREPRGRQSPSRFRPTAWALVLLALLSVVLSKSGRLSHRVAAGRGKANRAGEETAAFSAGAHPLGLGATTPLLAAASAPRTPPRRLSAEASVSSPAPASAEASPSLGSRLISFLSGNPKKEGPDGLEKAAETQTPDEGGSAAANPLAAAAPGDEASPAVSPPSSAAAAGASASGANGEGPSGAPSGSPPTPEAPVQGQEAQKPDALERAETSTKTEAQRAAGSPDGEKAASSSSSSPSPDSSSGAETPAGDKPGEHAEASSAASQGAPGATTSPAPPPPAVVIPAVLQKESDTHGGHMTLTIPLEALPGLASSGGDVLPPLSLDTAGSPVTANGSSPPFPSPTAASAPASGESAAPNATSAHVARGEAEPAPAPASLPPLQWLQALDGGKLGEALVVVKARKDESEKKGGGAKSDAELAQVLKVLPEGEIFREGSGKLPDDIYLISHVSGAEKRGRRGLPLAAQKAIGGDDGGAEEGATTPASSLEDLSSNEREMVLSAGLLTLLLVLSVSLVLSHVSRKCRLRWLQMPVCATLLGLLVGAVLKFGLKVQGPILGSVLAMNEDVFFVMLLPPIIFEGGLSLSEGSLSVPFMRNFGAIMWLACFCTILSFCWVGAFMFFGGVLGLSMALTVRQAFAFGALISSTDPVSVLALFKDLHAKKIIHALVFGESLLNDAISIVLYRTIASEDTASVGSAILAFFLTFFVSLAIGLAVGFSCALTYKYMDLHKQENQTLESALLLLFPWMAYLVADGAGYSGIVAICFCGVTIGKYAVPNLSASARATSRSVFNSFALLAETVVFVFLGLAVFSFDQPRDEEFSVGLYVLGFIATFSARAVSVYVTCAIINLFRATAKITPSQQLALVFCGLRGAIAFALSERAGRDFGGKEGAALLSLTLYLALFTILVLGPSLVFILDRLGIFEKRSPHRASSLGGWSEAGELCRSSSDFSARRGVPGGAGSDEDEIGDDEGSLEAMTRGTCGGLKRLLLQMDRKFMIPLFTHSDGRHDPPVRASSRLPRPLSSFFLSSFGRHRIASPASASTSSAFATFAGLGLSSKGFSASPAPALRTSPPGSARSLVGQRMRVGFFSSSPAYTRVPTYAGSSRSSAGSGSGGDLSREASRGLSWDGLRRSLGVSSAALAARSVSMRRTRGGDPEVQEMAVFREGGSAPRRSSQVGKHPSPAARERGEDDGREGGWGAAAARSSASLSDTEEGGERARSSWRRGRGASRGDADSAEEDVDLGETASEAPTREDELWRDTRRGRNGFYAVAEEGKEGSSPQDFSEAEQAGLVTVVGASARASPQSPASLSSPSSALLYSPAAESEEPCSGVYSEGDSRLLRAVRAPAEEAAQRNGGPLPVLVGRASAGAGAAAGGGAYPVVGLGDFEGGGGRDGAWRGQKREPGSPSDFSDFGSESSGNEDRVNNGLTEVVLGSERAEANWKSRVRDGGERGRRHEDDQAASGEEKLTSLENGAVAEGNGDSRTVASQRNQRDAAEDRG from the exons ATGGCGACTTCGGAAGGTGGACGCGAGCCTCGCGGTAGGCAGTCTCCGTCGCGCTTCCGCCCAACGGCCTGGGCGCTGGTTCTGCTTGCGCTTCTCTCGGTCGTCCTCTCCAAGAGTGGACGCCTGTCGCATCGAGTGGCGGCTGGCAGGGGGAAAGCGAATCGAGCgggggaggagacagcggcctTCTCTGCTGGCGCACATCCGCTGGGCCTTGGGGCGACGActcctctgctcgccgcagcttctgcgccgcgcactcctccgcgccggctgtctgcggaggcctcggtttcctcgcctgctcccgcgtctgctgaagcttcgccttctctcggcAGCCGGTTGATCTCCTTTCTGTCGGGAAATCCGAAAAAGGAGGGCCCTGACGGGCTCGAGAAAGCTGCCGAGACACAAACGCCAGATGAAGggggaagcgccgccgcgaacccgcttgccgccgccgcgcctggcgaCGAGGCTTCTCCCGCGGTGTCGCCGccgagcagcgcagcggccgcaggcgcctccgcttcgggCGCGAACGGCGAGGGCCCTAGTGGAGCCCCAAGCGGGTCGCCCCCCACCCCAGAGGCGCCCGTGCAggggcaggaggcgcagaagccaGACGCTCTggagcgagcggagacgagcaCGAAGActgaggcgcagcgggcggcgggctcTCCGGACGGCGAGAAAGCTGcaagctcctcctcctcgtctccctcgccagACTCCTCTAGCGGCGCGGAAacgcccgcaggcgacaAGCCTGGCGAGCACGCCgaggcctcctctgcggcctcgcagggcgcgcctggcgccacGACTTCGCCGgcaccgcctccgccggctgtTGTGATTCCCGCGGTGCTTCAGAAGGAGAGCGACACCCACGGTGGGCACATGACGCTCACGATTCCGCTGGAGGCTCTGCCTGGCTTGGCGTCGTCTGGCGGAGATGTCTTGCCTCCGCTGTCCCTCGACACCGCCGGCAGCCCAGTGACCGCGAACGGCTCCTCGCCCCCGTTCCCTTCCCCCacggccgcgtcggcgccggcgtcgggcgagagcgcggcgccgaatGCGACGTCTGCACATGTCGCGCGGGGGGAGGCagagcctgcgcctgcgccggcgtcgctcccgcctctgcagtggctgcaggcgctggatGGGGGGAAGCTGGGGGAGGCGCTGGTCGTGgtgaaggcgcggaaggacgagtcggagaagaagggcggcggcgcgaagagcgacgcggagttGGCGCAGGTTCTGAAGGTGCTTCCCGAGGGCGAGATCTtccgcgagggcagcggaaAGCTTCCAGACGACATCTACCTGATCAGCCACGTGTCGGGTGCTGagaagcgcgggcggcgcggcctgccgctggCTGCCCAGAAGGCGATCGGCGGCGACGatggcggcgccgaggagggggcgacgacgcctgcgtcgtcgttgGAGGACCTCAGCAGCAACGAGCGCGAAATGGTGCTTAGCGCCGGGCTTCTCACGTTGCTGCTCGTCCTCTCGGTCTCCCTCGTGCTTTCTCACGTCTCGCGCAAGTGTCGGTTGCGTTGGCTCCAGATGCCCGTCTGCGCGACGCTCCTCGGGCTGCTCGTCGGCGCGGTTCTCAAGTTCGGTCTGAAGGTTCAGGGACCGATCCTCGGCAGCGTGCTGGCGATGAACGAagacgtcttcttcgtcatgCTGCTACCCCCCATCATTTTCGAAGG GGGACTCAGTCTGTCGGAGGGGTCACTGTCGGTTCCTTTCATGCGGAACTTCGGCGCGATCATGTGGCTGGCGTGCTTCTGCACGAttctctccttctgctgGGTTGGGGCGTTCATGTTCTTTGGAGGCGTCCTCGGCCTCTCGATGGCGCTCACCGTCCGCCAGGCCTTCGCCTTTGGAGCCCTCATCAGCAGCACCGACCCCGTCTCCGTGCTCGCCCTCTTCAAAGACCTCCACGCAAAAAAAATTATCCACGCCCTG GTGTTTGGGGAGAGTCTGCTCAACGATGCGATTTCCATCGTCCTCTATCGCACCATCGCGAGCGAAGACACCGCCAGCGTCGGCTCCGCgatcctcgccttcttcctcacgttcttcgtctcgctcgccaTCGGCCTCGCAGTCGGATTCTCCTGTGCGCTG ACCTACAAGTACATGGACCTGCACAAGCAGGAGAATCAAACTCTCGAGtctgctcttcttctccttttccCCTGGATGGCCTATCTGGTCGCAGAC GGGGCGGGCTACTCTGGCATCGTGGCGatctgcttctgcggcgtAACCATCGGGAAGTACGCCGTGCCCAATCTCTcagcttccgcgcgcgcaacATCGCGAA GCGTCTTCAACTccttcgcgctgctcgcggagaCGGTTGTGTTTGTCTttctcggcctcgccgtcttctccttcgatcagccgcgcgacgaggagttCTCTGTCGGGCTTTACGTCCTCGGGTTCATCGCAaccttctccgcgcgggcCGTCAGCGTCTACGTGACGTGTGCCATCATCAACCTCttccgcgcgacggcgaaaaTCACCCCCTCGCAGCAGCTAGCCTTGGTGTTCTGTggactccgcggcgccaTAG CGTTCGCCCTGTCGGAGCGAGCCGGGCGCGATTTCGGCGGCaaggaaggcgccgcgctgctgtctctcacGCTTTACCTTGCGCTGTTCACCATTCTCGTTCTGG GCCCGTCTCTCGTGTTTATTTTGGATCGCCTGGGAATTTTCGAGAAGCGCAGTCCGcaccgcgcgtcttctctagGCGGCTGGTCGGAGGCTGGGGAACTCTGTCGCTCGTCGTCGGACttcagcgcgcggagaggcgtccCTGGAGGGGctggcagcgacgaggatgaGATCGGTGACGACGAAGGCAGCCTCGAAGCCATGACGCGCGGAACGTGTGGAGGCCTCAAGAGACTGCTACTTCAGATGGATCGAAA GTTCATGATTCCGCTCTTCACTCACAGCGACGGCCGCCACGATCCGCCAGTtcgcgcgagctcgcggctgccgcgtccgctttcttcctttttcttGTCGTCTTTCGGCAGGCACCGCATCGCTTCGCCGGCTTCTGCGTCGACGTCGAGTGCGTTTGCGACGTTCGCGGGGCTCGGACTGTCCTCGAAgggcttctctgcgtcgcctgcgcctgctctgcgcacgtctccgccgggctccgcgcgctcgctaGTCgggcagcgcatgcgcgtcggttttttctcctcgtcgccagcCTACACACGGGTGCCGACCTACGCaggcagctcgcgcagcagcgccggcagcggcagcggcggcgatctgtcgcgcgaggcgagccgcggtcTCTCCTGGGatgggctgcggcgctcgctcggcgtctccagcgcggcgctcgccgcacgGAGTGTCTCGATGCGCAGAactcgaggcggcgaccccgAGGTCCAAGAGATGGCGGTCTTCCGCGAAGGAGgatcggcgcctcgccgctccaGTCAAGTCGGCAAACACCcatcgcccgccgcgagggagcgcggcgaagacgacgggcGGGAAGGCGGCTggggggcggcagccgcgcgatcttccgcgtcgctgaGCGACACCGAGGAGGGTggggagagggcgcgcagcagctggcggcgtgggcgaggcgcgtctcGGGGCGACGCAGATAGCGCCGAAGAGGACGTGGATTTGGGTGAGACTGCCAGCGAAGCGCCcacgagagaagacgagctcTGGCGAGAcacgaggcgaggcagaaacgGCTTCTACGCCGTGGCAGAGGAGGGGAAGGAAGGTAGCAGTCCGCAGGACTTCTCTGAGGCGGAGCAAGCGGGCCTCGTGACCGTGGtgggcgcgtcggcgcgcgcgtcgccgcagtcgcctgcgtctctctcgtctccctcctctgcgctgcttTATTCACCAGCGGCGGAAAGCGAAGAAccctgcagcggcgtctactcagaaggagacagcagactTTTGCGCGCGGTGCGGGCacccgcggaggaggctgcgcaaAGGAACGGCGGGCCTCTCCCTGTGCTCGTcgggcgcgccagcgcgggcgcgggcgcggctgcaggcggcggggcctACCCTGTCGTCGGGCTCGGAGACTtcgagggcggaggaggaagagacggCGCATGGCGGGGGCAGAAGCGGGAGCCGGGAAGCCCCTCGGATTTTTCAGACTTCGGCAGCGAAAGCTCTGGGAACGAAGACCGCGTCAACAATGGTTTGACAGAGGTCGTCCTCGGTagcgagcgcgccgaggcaAACTGGAAGTCACGAgtccgcgacggcggagagcgaggaaggaggcacGAAGACGACCAGGCAGCCtcgggcgaggagaaactCACGAGTCTGGAGAACGGGGCAGTGGCGGAAGGAAACGGCGACAGCAGAACTGTCGCCTCTCAGCGGAACCAAAGAGATGCGGCAGAGGACCGCGGCTAG
- a CDS encoding histone H2Ba (encoded by transcript BESB_017480) produces the protein MVAKKSAKSAKPKASGKSGKGKKKRAESYSSYIFKVLKQVHPETGISKKSMMIMTSFIADTFDKIASEAGKLCKYNKKDTLSSREIQTAVRLVLPGELAKHAVSEGTKAVTKYTGK, from the coding sequence ATGGTGGCCAAGAAGTCTGCGAAATCCGCGAAGCCCAAGGCTTCCGGAAAGTCGGGAaagggaaagaagaagagagctgAGTCCTACAGCTCTTACATCTTCAAGGTCCTCAAGCAGGTGCACCCCGAGACAGGCATCAGCAAGAAGTCCATGATGATCATGACGTCCTTCATTGCAGATACGTTCGACAAGATTGCCTCGGAGGCTGGCAAGCTCTGCAAGTACAACAAGAAGGACACCCTGTCTTCCCGGGAAATCCAAACCGCTGTTCGTCTGGTCCTCCCCGGCGAACTCGCGAAGCACGCTGTTTCCGAGGGAACCAAGGCCGTCACCAAGTATACCGGCAAATAA